One stretch of Anaerolineae bacterium DNA includes these proteins:
- a CDS encoding peptidoglycan DD-metalloendopeptidase family protein encodes MPSEANTPGAGILARLTLILIAVLLCWTAGSLPILADDPTPTPTPYSWEKWLEVEEEMASPALRRELLALPRILTYIVQPGDTVSGIASRFGLDIDTIRWSNPELERNPDYLRPGTALTILPVRGVYHQVAAGDTLESIARRYGVAVEDIVNYPLNHLDSADSPLKAGTWLIVPHGTKRLARPKPAPAAGYLFAWPIVGTVTQGYSAGHRAIDIGAPYGSAVYAARAGVVVHAGWSETGYGYTLIIDHGDGYRTLYSHLKGTWVSKGQKVACGQLIGEVGSTGNSSGPHVHFEIRLNNTRLNPLDYLPPQ; translated from the coding sequence GTGCCATCCGAAGCAAATACCCCAGGCGCCGGCATCCTGGCCCGGCTCACCCTGATACTGATCGCCGTACTGCTGTGCTGGACCGCCGGCTCCCTGCCCATCCTGGCAGACGACCCTACCCCCACCCCCACTCCTTATAGCTGGGAAAAGTGGCTTGAGGTCGAGGAGGAGATGGCCTCGCCGGCGCTCCGCCGCGAGCTTCTGGCACTCCCCCGCATCCTGACCTATATCGTCCAGCCGGGCGACACCGTATCCGGCATTGCCAGCCGCTTTGGCCTGGACATCGACACTATCCGCTGGTCCAACCCGGAGCTGGAACGCAACCCCGACTACCTACGTCCCGGCACGGCGCTGACCATCCTGCCCGTGCGGGGCGTATATCACCAGGTGGCGGCCGGCGACACCCTGGAATCCATCGCCCGCCGCTACGGTGTGGCAGTGGAAGACATCGTCAATTATCCGCTGAACCACCTCGATTCGGCCGACAGCCCGCTGAAAGCCGGCACCTGGCTCATCGTGCCGCACGGCACCAAGCGCCTGGCCCGCCCCAAGCCGGCACCCGCGGCCGGCTACCTCTTCGCCTGGCCTATCGTCGGCACGGTCACCCAGGGCTACAGCGCCGGCCACCGCGCCATCGACATCGGCGCTCCCTACGGCAGTGCGGTCTATGCCGCCCGCGCCGGCGTCGTGGTGCATGCCGGCTGGTCCGAGACCGGCTACGGCTACACCCTCATCATTGACCACGGCGACGGCTACCGCACCCTGTACAGCCACCTCAAGGGCACCTGGGTCTCCAAAGGGCAGAAAGTGGCCTGCGGCCAGCTCATCGGCGAGGTGGGGAGCACCGGCAACTCCAGCGGCCCCCACGTCCACTTTGAGATTCGTCTGAACAACACCCGCTTGAATCCACTGGATTACCTGCCGCCGCAGTAA